In the genome of Candidatus Zixiibacteriota bacterium, the window GCATATGCCAAAGGGGATTACCAGAATAGCGACTATCGATTTGAATTTACCGACCATACCCTGCACGGCGATTTGAGTCTCAACGAGTCTTACCGGATCACTTCCGGGGCGGGAGTAATCTATTATCGCAGTAAGCGCGACCTTGATGTTGAGCAGGTTACGGTTCGACTGAGCTTCGACTATCGTTTTGTAGAGTCGTATCACTTTAAAGTCGATTATAACATTCATAATTTCGATGATTATCTGATGGCGGATGGTTATTACACCGCCAATATCGTGGAGTTGAATTTAGTTAAAGATGTTTCATTCTAAAGGAGCAGTGTTATGAGGTCTAAATTTCTGCTGGGAGCGATGGTCTTAATGTCGGCTCTCATAATGATTGCCGGGTGTGAACGGAAAGTAGTGGTAGAGAGCAAGGAGTCGGCGGAGCTGGGAAGCTGCTTTACCTGCCATGGTGATAATGGATTGCTATTGCAGGCGCAAGGAGAATGGAAAAACTCCATTCATGCCTCCGGCAATAACATTGATTACACTAACCGCGGCGGCGGAAGCGATTGCACGAAGTGCCATGATCATCAGGGTTTTCTGGAATATCTCGCGACCGGTTCTGTAAGCGCCCCATATTCCTCGGTCAGCGCCATTCACTGTTTTACCTGTCATGCCCCGCATGAGCGAGGGAATCTCACTCTGCGGACGGTGGCGCCGGTGGCGCTCAAGAATGGCGAGATTTTCGACCACGGCAACGCCAATCTCTGCGTCAATTGTCATCAGGCGCGCGAGTCGGTGGGGCAGATAGTTGACAGCCTGGTCCTTACCTCCAACCGCTGGGGGCCGCATCACAGCCAGCAGGGCGATATGCTGAACGGTTCCAACTGCTTTGAAATCGACGGCTATGATTACGACAAAACCTCGCATCATGCCAACCTGATTGATGACGCCTGTGCCGGATGCCATATGGGGAGCTCCCAGGCGCACGATGGCTATAGAATAGGCGGACATAGTTTCAATATGCTTTATGTCTCCGAAGAAACCGGTGACACTTCCAATCTCGCCTCCGGGGTATGCGGGCAAGCCGGATGCCATCCCGGGGCGACAAATTATGATATAGATAGCGCCCAGACTCATGTCCATGAATGGCTGGAAGAGCTGCATACTCTCCTGGTCGATGCCGGAGTGCTGAATGCAACCACCGGCCTGCCCAATGTCCCTCGCGGCGGAACACTCTTAATCCCGGATAAGAACGTTGCCGGGGCACTCTGGAATTATCTCCAGGTCGAAGGGGACCGCTCCTTTGGTGTCCATAACTTCGCCTTTATAAGGGACCTGCTGCAATCATCAATTGACTACCTGGAAAGCCTGCAAGGTTCGCCGGTAGGCAAACCAAGGGCGCTGACGGCGCCGATAGCGTCGCATTGAAATAGAGGTCTTCTTGACCTAAGGGCTCTTCGTGATAGAAGAGCCCTTTTTAATTTGAGAATTATCCTCCAGTTACAAAACCCCCAAAATACCTGTATTTTCGCGACTTAGGCTTTGTCATTTTTTTGTCAAAAAAAGATTGCTTTCATCTTGATTATTTTGTATAAGTAGTAACGAAATGGAGAAGAACCTGAAAATCATTAGATTCATTTATATCCCAACCTGAGGAGGTTTTTTAATGAAAAGACTTGTGATTACTTTCACAATCATCGCCGTCATATTTGCCTTTTCTCTGCCGCTGGTGGCGCAGGAGAAGGCGGCTGCCCCGAAGCATGAGTATGTCGGCGCCGCCAAGTGCGCTATGTGTCACAAGAAAGATAATACCCATCCGACCTGGATGGAGACCAAGCATGCCAAGGCGTGGGAATCGCTGAAGCCGGAAGATCAGAAGAACGAGAAGTGTATCGCCTGCCATTCGACCGGCACCGATGCCAAAGGGACGCTCTTGACCGGCGTGCAGTGCGAAGCCTGCCATGGTCCGGGCTCCAATTATATGAAGATGAATGTGATGAAAGACCAGAAACTGGCGATTGAGAACGGGCTTATAATCCCGACTGAGAAAACCTGCCAGAAATGTCATAATGAAAATGTTCCGGCTGAGTTTAAGGCGAAAGAGCCGTATGATTTCGCCAAGATGATGACCACCGGCGTACATGCCCGCCCCGCGAAGGAAAAGCCGGCCGAAACGAAGTAATAAGATAGAGATTGAGATTTCAAAAGCCCTCAGAGATGAGGGCTTTTTTTATGCCATTGTTTTCACTTAAGTCAAGGCTTCATTCTATGTTAAAATTCTGGCCTGAAGAAAATTATCGTATGGAAGCAACAATCCACCAGTGGCTGACTGATGGCGCAGGCGGTCGGTCAAGCAAGTTCAAGTTCTTCGTCTGAAAATAGTGTGCTTTTGACTTTCTCCAATTCAGAAGATTCGGACCGTTGTTCAGTTACGGGCAGATAGGTGCCGGACCTCCCTTAAAGCGATATGATATTATATAGGTGGCATCGAGAATGTTAACGCTGCCGTTACCGTTGGCATCGGCAGCCTCGACCGGGCTCGGCGCTGGACCACCTTTAAAACGATAAGAAATAATGAAAGTAGCATCGAGGATATTTACCGAACCACTGCCGTTGGCATCACCGCAAACATAGGACGGCCCCGAAACGATTAGATTGAGCAGTATCGATACATTGTCGGTATTATAATCGGCTATGGCAAAGTCAAAATCAGAGTCATTGTCAAGGTCATGGGAGCAAACAGAACGAGGACCATCGCCGGCGATATAATTTTCAGCCCTTTCCATAATGCCGGAGCCATTGTTTAGAAAAACGGTCAGGTTATCAGAGTAGTGATTTCCCGCGGCAAGGTCTTTATCGCCATCGTCATCAAAATCTCCGGCAAACATAGCGGTGGGAGCGTCCCCGGCCGGATAATTGATTGCCGTCTGAAAGGTACCGTTGCCATTGTTGAGAAATATGGAGATATTATCCGTGTACCAGTTAGTTACGGCAAAGTCATTGTCGTCATCGCCATCAAGGTCTTCGGCTGCGATAGCGCAGGGAGAATCGCCGGCGGCATAAAGCACCTCGGGTTGAAAACTGCCATCTCCATTATTAGCCAGTATTGAGACATTGTCGGAACCGCTATTGGCTATTATCAAATCTAAATCGCTGTCGCCATCCAAATATGCAGCCGTTATGGCGCGGGGCTGGTCCTGCACTGAATAAGTCCCGCCCGAAGCCCCGTCAAAGGTTCCATCCCCGTCGTTAAGCAAAATAGTAATATTGTCAGAGCCAAAATTGCATATTGCCAGGTCATGGTCAGTATCGCCATCAAGGTCGGCAGCATAGAGATTGTTGGGTGAATCGCCTACCGAATAGGCAACGGCTGATTGAAAAGTACCGTCACCGTTATTCAGCAGAACGGAAACGTCATCGGTCCCGCTGTTGGCGACCGCAAGGTCGATATCACTGTCACCATCAAAGTCAATTGAAGCTACAGAGCGGGGCTGGTCGCCGACAGCATAATTGACAGCAGTTTGAAAGGTGCCGTTGCCATTGTTAATCAACACGGAAAGGTCATCGGAGTTAAGATTAGCGACAGCCAAATCGTTGTAACTATCACCATCCATATCGGCAGCAACTAATGAAAATGGTCCGTCCCCGGTCGGATAATCGACTTTGGTATCAAAAATGGGACTAATGATGCAACAGCTGACAGCAGATTGTGGACTGGTGGGGTCAAGACCGCATTCGGGAAATGGCGCCGGCGGGGGAGTGCCGCCGGTAAGAAAACTGGCGAGATAGACGGCATCAAACATGGATAAGGAGCCGTTGTCATCTACATCCCCAGCCAGCTCACAGGCGATAGTGCCACTGGCAAAGAGCCGAGCATACAAGGAGTCGTAGTCCTCCTGATTGACAAGACCGTCGGCAGTGACGTCTCCACGGATGAAAGTTGGGGTCTGCGAAAGGGCTTCTGTTGCGGCCAGGAACGGGATAATAACAAGCACCCAAAGCAGGCGGACTCGGCACATAGAACCTCCAGATATTCAAGTAGTTGCGAAGACTGCTGTGGTGCCGCCGGTGTGCTCGTTATGGGATAAAAACAGTCAAAGTCCTGCGACAGTTATATATAACATAAGTGGTGTCATTTGTCAAGTTTAAAGTATTTG includes:
- a CDS encoding multiheme c-type cytochrome — protein: MKRLVITFTIIAVIFAFSLPLVAQEKAAAPKHEYVGAAKCAMCHKKDNTHPTWMETKHAKAWESLKPEDQKNEKCIACHSTGTDAKGTLLTGVQCEACHGPGSNYMKMNVMKDQKLAIENGLIIPTEKTCQKCHNENVPAEFKAKEPYDFAKMMTTGVHARPAKEKPAETK
- a CDS encoding FG-GAP-like repeat-containing protein, whose translation is MCRVRLLWVLVIIPFLAATEALSQTPTFIRGDVTADGLVNQEDYDSLYARLFASGTIACELAGDVDDNGSLSMFDAVYLASFLTGGTPPPAPFPECGLDPTSPQSAVSCCIISPIFDTKVDYPTGDGPFSLVAADMDGDSYNDLAVANLNSDDLSVLINNGNGTFQTAVNYAVGDQPRSVASIDFDGDSDIDLAVANSGTDDVSVLLNNGDGTFQSAVAYSVGDSPNNLYAADLDGDTDHDLAICNFGSDNITILLNDGDGTFDGASGGTYSVQDQPRAITAAYLDGDSDLDLIIANSGSDNVSILANNGDGSFQPEVLYAAGDSPCAIAAEDLDGDDDNDFAVTNWYTDNISIFLNNGNGTFQTAINYPAGDAPTAMFAGDFDDDGDKDLAAGNHYSDNLTVFLNNGSGIMERAENYIAGDGPRSVCSHDLDNDSDFDFAIADYNTDNVSILLNLIVSGPSYVCGDANGSGSVNILDATFIISYRFKGGPAPSPVEAADANGNGSVNILDATYIISYRFKGGPAPICP